The Haloarcula sp. CBA1127 genomic interval CAGCCAACGGGACCACCCTCACCACGGCGGACTACGAGGTGACCGGTGATCGCCGGCTGGCATCCGCTGTGGCAAGCAGCGGGTCGTACGCGTCCGGAACGCCCATCGAGCGCTCCGTTGAGGGCGTGTTCGGGAACGTCCAGTTGATCCTCGGCGTCCTTGTCGTCCTCTCGGCGCTGAGTACTGTCGGCAGTACCACGGCGACGTTCGCACAGGGTGTCCACGCGCGTCGGCAGGCTATCGGCATCCATCGTTCGACCGGCGCGACGCAGTGGCGGGTCTTGCGGACGATTCTGGCCGACATTGCTCGAATCGCGATTCCAGCGACCGGCCTCGCTCTTGGCCTGTCGGTTCTCGCATTACAGCTGCTGGAACGGGCTGGCTGGCTCGTCTTCTTCGGCTTCCGCCTCTCCGCGCGGACGCCGCCAGCTATCCTCGCAGCGATATTCGTCGGTGGCGTCTCGCTCGCCCTGTTCGGTGCTCTCGTCGCAACGGTGCCGTATCTGACGGCCTCGCCGGTCTCGTTGCTCCCGAGCGGCGACCGAACGCGGACGCCCGACGAGGAGTCGGCGGACTAAGTACGGCGGGAGTACGTCGGACATCCGTGCCGCTCTCAGGGGACTCCAACTGTCAGTGGTTTATTCAGGATCGTCAATGCCAACCAGGAATTTCGATGTGGCTATCGGTATTCCCACGCAGTCTCTGGTTCCTGTTCAGACCTGACACCGGTTCCTGAACCGGACAGCAGGCGGAACTGTTCAGTAGTTAAGCTCCGATAGTCAGGGACCGCACAGTCGACTAGCCTGTGTCTCTTGGCTATGAATATGAAAAAATAGCAGTAGTTGTAGAGCCAGTGGAGAGCGGTTTCATGCCGAATTGAGCCCATCCAATCGAGGTCTCGAAGCCGATTACGAGGGTAATTGATGGACTCTGACCTGTACTGTATGCGAAAGTAGTTGTTAATTAAATACATTGCATCACTGTTAGTTCTGAGAGAGTCATGTCTGGGATGACTGATTTCGTATTCGTGACGATTGACTGCTGGAGAGACGATGCACTAAGATCGATGCCAGAGTTCCGATCGTATACGGCTAATAGCGATTGGGAGCGGACAGCAGCGATAGCAACGTCCTCAAACACGAGCAATACCTTTCCAGCGTTGTTTGGAGCATCATACTACCCGCAGGTCTGGATGAAAGACGGGACTGTCAACCCAGACATCCCGACCTTGCCCGAGAAGGTTAACCGAGCTGGCTACTCGACAGCCGGATTTATCGCTTCGAACCCCTGGCTGAGTCGATGGCGTGACGAATTCGACACGTTCTGGAACGGCGGGATTGAGGATTCGAGCCGACTGCGGTTCGGCCTCGAACGGGCACGTAACCTTCTGCAACTAAAGCCGCTGATACCTGCGGAAACTGTTTTGCAACGAGCGAAGACTTGGTGGGAAAACACCGATCCACCACGATTCCTCTGGGTCCATCTGATGGAACCACATAAACCGTATCTCCCCGGAGTAACACGCGGACTGGAGATCGGACCTGTCTTATCACCGCTTTCGCTCGCAGCGGCACCCCAGTACGACGACACAGCGTATCCCGAGTGGCTGCGGCAGCATTCACGGAGCCTATACAAACAGGCTGTGCGGCGACTGGATACCCATCTGACGCCGTGGCTCCGGACGTTCGGCGATACCCCGACTGTCATTACTGCCGACCATGGTGAGGAGTTTGACCACGGGATTGTGAGCCACAAGCAATTATACGACGAAACGGTCCGCGTCCCGCTCTTGACAAACAGCGATGTCGGTCGACTAACGGACGGTCTCACCCGTCAGATAGATATTGCCCCGACGATACTCCGGTTTCTGGGTCTTGACCCACCGACCGTCTGGGAGGGAACTGAGGCGGCAGCAACCGCACGCCCGCAACGGCTTCTATGTGGACCGGATGACGACACGGGAAAAATATGGGCTGGTATCCGGACAGAAGGAGAGAAATTGGTGAACACCTACGATTATGACTGGAACGTTATCAATACGGAATTCTATCAGTTAGCGTCTGATCCAGATGAATTATATCCGAAACCGAAACAGGCTGCGCCGACGGAACTGCTTGACGCGGTAAGTGACTTCGTGAGCCGACCTGAGATACAGGAGCCACTACAGGAGTGGTACTCGGACCTCGGCACTATTGAAGACTCAGCTGTCGAGAGTAGATTAGAAGACCTGGGATATCTCTAACTGTCGCGGCGTGACGGACCCAATACGGTACCGACTCGGTTTGTAGAGTTGCGATCAAGTTCGGTAGTACAGTAGACGTGTGAAAACTCAGCTTGTCCCACAGTACGTGCCTTATAATTATGGTATAGTATAATCAACGCCTGATCCAATGGTTGGGTCAGGGGACTCACGGTCGGCACAGATAGAGACGACTGCACTCTCGCGGCGAAAACTCCTAGCTGTGACAGGGCTTTCCGGACTCTCTCTTTTCGCCGGCTGTGGAGGACTCACCGGGAACGGCGGTACCGGTATTGACGTGCTGCAGGACGGCTCTCGCGTAAGTGCTGATGTTACGAAGCTTGATTTCACTGGGGCGACCTCGATAGAGCAGCGGGATTCGGACACTGTCGGCGTAGACACTGCGATACAGAGTGACGATATTACTGGCATTGACGCGACATTGGGCTCGTTAGCTGTCGACTCGCTCCATGTTGGAACGGACCAGACAGTAACATTTGGTGACAACGAGGAGTTCGATGCAACCTTCGATAGCGAGACGCAGCGACTGGAACTGTCCGGTAGCGTTCAGTTGTCCAATGGAACGCTCAAAGGACCCTATGACACGAACAACCATGTCCACGACATGATACTGCCCGGGATGCATCCACACGCAACTGATGCGGTTGGGGCACAGGACAATGTACTCGGATTTGCTGATGCGTGGGCCGACGTCAGCCACACTCCGTTGAGTGCCGGTGCGGGACTCCACACGCTGTTCAAGCCTGGGCCAAAGCTCTGGGCCGGTTGGAACCAATCAGAAGACTTCCCGGCACAGATTACTATCGAAGGCCTTGCCGAAGACTGGGGACCCGGACGAGTGATGGTGATGTTCCGGGATCAGGCGAAACCACAGTATCTCTCCATCGAAGTACGGTCTTCTAGTGGGAACTGGGAACAGGTTGCGACGAAGGAGAACAACTCGGATGCAGTCGTTATCTTGGACCTGACTGATGCATCTCCCCCTATTACTGCGATGCGGTGGACGTTTGCTGAGCCCGAAACCGAAGCCAGGGTACACCTGACGAATTTGTTTTACTTTTCGATGTCAGTAAAGGGGAATTCGTGGCTCCCGAAAGCCCGCGGTGAAACGACGGATATCACGTTCATCCCGAAGTCATCCCCGTCCCCGCCGGAAACGGGCGTCAAACTGTTCACAGATGCGAATAGCGGAGCCCTCAAAGCGATCAAAGACGATGGGACGGAACAACAGTTAGACATTGATTCAAAGTCGCGTGAAGCCACCACCGGCTCGGTGACGCTTACAGATGGAGAGGCAACTATCTCCACAGGGATCTCCGAACCAGGCACTCACTTGAGTGTTCATCTGGACCCGACAGGCAACGGTGCGAACGACTGCTGTGTTAGCGTCAACTCATCTGTTCGGTGGGACAGCACTGACGATGAGTATAAGATCGATGTCGTGGAGAACGATACGACAGTCGGTGACCCAGTGGTCGGGTACAAACTATCGAGGTTGTAGCGCTGTCGAGGCGGAGCAAGGCCTGAACCACCTAGGGATACTAATATTATGGATCAATGAACCAAACACACTAGATGTCGAACAGATCGTTTCTTGTTCGGTTGCTCCCCGGATTTGTGCACGCAGTCCCCGCCGATCTGCTGATTGTTCTCCTCTATGTAGCCGCGACTGGCCTCACAGTGTTCGTGCCTGTTCTCCGTTCGTCCCCGTTGCGAGTCATTGTCGGCGTTCCGTTTGTCCTGTTTATTCCAGGCTACGCACTTATTGCCGTCCTATTTCCCGGGGCACCACCACAGAATCACCCGACATCTGCTGGCGTCGACGCTGCTGAGACGACGGGAAGTATTAGTGACCAAGTCGACGGGATTGAACGGCTCACTCTCTCCCTTGCGACGAGCATTTCGCTCGTTATTTTCTGCGGGCTGTTTCTCGAGATATCTCCTTGGGAGTTTAGAACCGTCACACTATTCGTCACTGTCGCCGGGTTCGTGCTCCTCGCCACTGTGGTCGGTATAAAACGACGCAGGGCACTTCCGGCCGAGGATCGCTATACCGTCCCCATCGGGCCCTGGTACCGAACTATCCGTCACCGACTCGGAAAACCGCCGACCCGGGTCGACCTCGGACTGAATATACTGCTGATCGTCGGGGTTGTGCTCACAGCTATAACCCTCGGGTTTGGCGTCGGTGGGCCAACCGACGAGGAGGGGATCACAGAGATGTATCTGCTGACCGAGACAGCTGATGGCGACCTTGTTGCCAGAGACTATCCCACAGAATTCACGAGCGGCCAACAGAGGCAGATCGTCCTTGGGCTAGAAAACCATGAGCACGAGACGATCAGATACACGACCGTCGTCGAACTTCAGGAAGTATCAGACGATGGGACAATGACTGTACGCGAGAGCGAGCTATATCGGCTTTCAGTTACGCTGGCACACAACCAGAGTGACACGGTTCCACACAGCATCGCGCCAAAACTGACCGGTCCGCGACTCAGATTGGCGTATTTGCTCTATCGCGGCGAACCACCAAGAGAGCCGACGATTGCGAACGCGTATCGCGAGACTCATCTCTGGATTAATGTAACCACTTCTGGGTGACTGGCCCGCTACGAACCCTCGGTGATGACTGTACTGAGTTGAGCGCGCAACTCCGTGGATATCTGCTCCCATAGATGCGTCTCACGGACGTACTCGCGGCCGTTAGCGGCCAACTGTTGGCGAAGGGCCCTGTCCGAGACCAGACGCGCAATCGCGTCGGTGAACTCGGTGACCGGGACAACGAGAGACTCCTGCTCGTGGGCGATCTGGAATCCCCGCCGTCCGAACGCAGTGGTCACCACGGGCAGACCTTTGGCAAGATATTCGAGGAGTTTGATGTTCGTGCCGCTCCCGGATTCGATTGGATTCAATCCGATATCTGCCGCCGCAAAATACGGGTCAAGATCGGACACAAACCCGGTGCAAGTGACGTTGTCTCTGTC includes:
- a CDS encoding DUF1616 domain-containing protein, yielding MHAVPADLLIVLLYVAATGLTVFVPVLRSSPLRVIVGVPFVLFIPGYALIAVLFPGAPPQNHPTSAGVDAAETTGSISDQVDGIERLTLSLATSISLVIFCGLFLEISPWEFRTVTLFVTVAGFVLLATVVGIKRRRALPAEDRYTVPIGPWYRTIRHRLGKPPTRVDLGLNILLIVGVVLTAITLGFGVGGPTDEEGITEMYLLTETADGDLVARDYPTEFTSGQQRQIVLGLENHEHETIRYTTVVELQEVSDDGTMTVRESELYRLSVTLAHNQSDTVPHSIAPKLTGPRLRLAYLLYRGEPPREPTIANAYRETHLWINVTTSG
- a CDS encoding sulfatase-like hydrolase/transferase, whose translation is MPEFRSYTANSDWERTAAIATSSNTSNTFPALFGASYYPQVWMKDGTVNPDIPTLPEKVNRAGYSTAGFIASNPWLSRWRDEFDTFWNGGIEDSSRLRFGLERARNLLQLKPLIPAETVLQRAKTWWENTDPPRFLWVHLMEPHKPYLPGVTRGLEIGPVLSPLSLAAAPQYDDTAYPEWLRQHSRSLYKQAVRRLDTHLTPWLRTFGDTPTVITADHGEEFDHGIVSHKQLYDETVRVPLLTNSDVGRLTDGLTRQIDIAPTILRFLGLDPPTVWEGTEAAATARPQRLLCGPDDDTGKIWAGIRTEGEKLVNTYDYDWNVINTEFYQLASDPDELYPKPKQAAPTELLDAVSDFVSRPEIQEPLQEWYSDLGTIEDSAVESRLEDLGYL